The following are from one region of the Lacinutrix sp. Bg11-31 genome:
- the rpsD gene encoding 30S ribosomal protein S4 produces the protein MARYTGPKTKIARKFGEAIFGDDKAFEKRNYPPGQHGNARRRGKKSEYAIQLMEKQKAKYTYGVLEKQFRNMFKKATASPGITGEVLLQLCESRLDNVVFRMGVAPTRSAGRQLVSHRHITVNGELVNVPSYQLKAGDVVAVREKSKSLETIERSLSNSSNVYEWITWNTATKEGTFVSIPARIQIPENINEQFIVELYSK, from the coding sequence ATGGCAAGATATACTGGTCCTAAAACTAAAATAGCTCGTAAATTTGGCGAAGCTATCTTCGGAGACGATAAAGCTTTCGAAAAAAGAAATTACCCACCAGGACAACACGGAAATGCACGTCGTCGTGGTAAAAAATCTGAATATGCAATCCAATTAATGGAGAAGCAAAAAGCTAAATACACTTATGGTGTATTAGAAAAGCAATTTAGAAACATGTTCAAAAAAGCAACTGCATCTCCAGGGATTACAGGTGAAGTTTTGTTACAATTATGTGAATCTAGATTAGATAACGTAGTTTTTAGAATGGGAGTTGCACCAACAAGAAGTGCAGGAAGACAACTAGTATCTCACAGACATATTACAGTAAATGGAGAGTTGGTAAATGTACCATCTTACCAATTAAAAGCTGGTGATGTTGTAGCTGTTAGAGAAAAGTCTAAATCTCTTGAAACTATCGAAAGATCGTTATCAAACTCAAGTAATGTTTACGAATGGATTACATGGAATACAGCAACAAAGGAAGGAACTTTTGTTTCTATTCCTGCTAGAATTCAAATTCCAGAAAATATTAATGAGCAATTCATAGTAGAATTATACTCTAAATAA
- the rpsK gene encoding 30S ribosomal protein S11, producing the protein MAKTNAKSAKKRKVIVESVGEAHITASFNNIIISLTNKKGDVISWSSAGKMGFRGSKKNTPYAAQLCAEDASGVAKEAGLKKVKVYVKGPGNGRESAIRSIHNAGIEVTEIIDVTPLPHNGCRPPKRRRV; encoded by the coding sequence ATGGCAAAGACAAATGCAAAATCGGCTAAAAAACGTAAAGTTATAGTTGAATCTGTTGGAGAAGCACACATAACAGCATCTTTTAACAACATTATTATCTCATTAACAAACAAAAAAGGTGACGTGATATCATGGTCATCTGCAGGAAAAATGGGGTTTAGAGGTTCTAAAAAGAACACACCTTATGCGGCTCAACTTTGTGCAGAAGATGCATCAGGTGTAGCTAAAGAAGCTGGCTTAAAGAAAGTTAAAGTTTACGTAAAGGGTCCAGGAAATGGTAGAGAATCTGCTATTCGTTCTATTCATAATGCAGGTATTGAAGTAACAGAAATTATTGATGTTACTCCATTGCCACATAATGGATGTCGTCCTCCAAAACGTAGAAGAGTATAA
- the rpsM gene encoding 30S ribosomal protein S13 translates to MARIAGVDIPKNKRGVISLTYIYGVGRSRSQEILASAKVDESIKVQDWDDDQIAAIRDAVGTFTIEGELRSETQLNIKRLMDIGCYRGIRHRAGLPLRGQRTKNNSRTRKGRRKTVANKKKATK, encoded by the coding sequence ATGGCTAGAATTGCAGGTGTAGATATACCAAAAAACAAAAGAGGAGTGATCTCATTAACTTATATCTACGGAGTAGGTAGAAGCAGATCACAAGAAATTTTAGCATCAGCTAAAGTAGACGAAAGTATTAAAGTTCAAGATTGGGACGATGATCAAATAGCAGCCATTCGTGATGCCGTTGGAACATTTACAATTGAAGGCGAATTACGTTCTGAAACACAATTAAACATTAAGCGATTAATGGATATTGGGTGTTACAGAGGTATACGTCATAGAGCTGGTTTACCTTTAAGAGGTCAACGTACTAAAAATAACTCTAGAACCAGAAAAGGTAGAAGGAAAACTGTTGCGAACAAGAAAAAGGCAACTAAATAA
- the ykgO gene encoding type B 50S ribosomal protein L36, with amino-acid sequence MKVRASVKKRSVDCKIVRRKGRLYVINKKNPRFKQRQG; translated from the coding sequence ATGAAAGTAAGAGCATCAGTTAAAAAGAGAAGCGTAGATTGTAAAATCGTGCGTAGAAAAGGTAGACTTTATGTCATTAACAAAAAGAATCCTAGATTCAAACAAAGACAAGGATAA
- the infA gene encoding translation initiation factor IF-1, with amino-acid sequence MAKQAAIEQDGTIIEALSNAMFRVELENGHIVTAHISGKMRMHYIKLLPGDKVKLEMSPYDLTKARITYRY; translated from the coding sequence ATGGCAAAACAAGCAGCAATAGAACAAGACGGAACAATCATTGAAGCATTATCAAATGCGATGTTTCGTGTAGAATTAGAAAACGGTCACATTGTGACAGCACACATATCGGGTAAAATGCGTATGCATTATATTAAGTTGTTACCTGGTGATAAAGTAAAATTAGAAATGAGCCCTTATGATTTAACTAAGGCTCGCATAACTTATAGATACTAA
- the secY gene encoding preprotein translocase subunit SecY, translating to MKFIETIKNVWKIEELRNRIIFTLGLLLVYRFGAQVVLPGIDASQLASLQGKADGGGIFGLLNAFTGGAFANASVFALGIMPYISASIVVQLMGIAIPYLQKLQKEGASGQKKITQITRWLTIGICLVQAPGYLASLGPMFGIPDSAFLLGQGGVFYFSSIVILVTGCIFAMWLGEKITDKGIGNGISLLIMVGIIATLPKSFLQNMSARFTTGNGAMMILFEILIWFAIIAASILLVMAVRKIAVQYARRSATGGYEKNVFGGARQFIPLKLNASGVMPIIFAQAIMFVPGLIGGSSLLKETTAGQWMIANFSDMFGLWYNIVFALLIIIFTYFYTAITVPTNKMADDLKRSGGFIPGIRPGSETSEYLDKIMSQITLPGSIFLALIAIFPAFVFKLMGVQSGWALFFGGTSLLIMVGVAIDTMQQVNSYLLNRHYDGLMKTGKNRKAVA from the coding sequence ATGAAATTTATAGAAACGATAAAGAATGTTTGGAAAATCGAAGAACTAAGAAACCGAATCATATTTACTTTAGGTTTATTATTAGTTTATCGTTTTGGAGCACAAGTTGTTTTACCAGGAATCGATGCTTCGCAATTAGCAAGCTTACAAGGTAAAGCAGATGGTGGTGGAATATTTGGTTTATTAAATGCCTTTACTGGCGGAGCTTTTGCAAATGCATCTGTTTTTGCTTTAGGTATTATGCCATACATCTCTGCTTCTATTGTAGTTCAGTTAATGGGAATTGCTATTCCTTATTTACAGAAGCTTCAAAAAGAAGGTGCTAGTGGACAAAAGAAAATAACTCAGATTACAAGATGGTTAACCATAGGTATTTGTTTAGTACAAGCACCAGGTTATTTAGCTAGTTTAGGACCAATGTTTGGTATTCCGGATTCTGCATTCTTGTTAGGTCAAGGTGGCGTATTCTACTTTTCATCTATAGTAATATTAGTAACAGGTTGTATTTTTGCAATGTGGTTAGGAGAAAAAATTACCGATAAAGGTATTGGTAATGGAATCTCTTTATTAATTATGGTTGGAATTATTGCAACATTACCAAAGTCGTTCTTACAGAATATGAGTGCTAGATTTACTACAGGTAATGGAGCTATGATGATCCTTTTTGAAATACTAATTTGGTTTGCTATTATTGCAGCATCAATATTATTAGTAATGGCTGTTAGAAAAATAGCAGTACAGTACGCAAGAAGATCTGCAACAGGAGGATACGAGAAAAATGTATTTGGTGGAGCAAGACAATTTATTCCATTAAAGCTTAATGCTTCTGGTGTAATGCCAATTATCTTTGCACAAGCTATAATGTTTGTACCCGGTTTAATAGGTGGTTCATCTTTATTAAAAGAAACGACAGCTGGGCAATGGATGATTGCTAATTTTTCTGATATGTTTGGATTATGGTATAATATTGTATTTGCATTGTTAATTATTATATTTACATATTTTTACACAGCTATTACTGTACCTACAAATAAGATGGCAGACGATTTAAAACGTAGTGGAGGTTTTATACCAGGTATACGTCCAGGATCTGAAACATCAGAATATTTAGACAAGATTATGTCTCAAATAACTTTGCCAGGTTCAATATTTTTAGCCTTAATTGCAATATTTCCAGCATTTGTTTTCAAATTAATGGGAGTGCAATCAGGTTGGGCATTGTTCTTTGGTGGAACATCATTATTAATTATGGTTGGAGTTGCAATCGATACTATGCAACAAGTAAATTCTTACTTGTTAAATAGACACTATGATGGCTTGATGAAAACTGGTAAAAACAGAAAAGCAGTAGCTTAA
- the rplO gene encoding 50S ribosomal protein L15, with protein MNLSNLKPAEGSVKNQGKRIGRGQGSGKGGTATRGHKGAKSRSGYSKKVGFEGGQMPLQRRVPKFGFTNINRKEHQGINLDTLQRLVDEKKIKDTLDFETIVSLGLAGKNELVKILGRGELKTKLTVTAHKFTATAKAAIEAAGGEAATL; from the coding sequence ATGAATTTAAGTAATTTAAAACCTGCAGAAGGTTCAGTAAAAAATCAAGGAAAAAGAATAGGTAGAGGACAAGGTTCTGGAAAAGGTGGTACTGCAACACGTGGTCACAAAGGAGCAAAATCTCGATCTGGTTATTCTAAGAAGGTTGGTTTTGAAGGTGGTCAAATGCCTCTTCAAAGACGTGTACCTAAATTTGGTTTTACAAATATCAATCGTAAAGAACATCAAGGTATTAACTTAGATACTTTACAAAGATTAGTTGATGAAAAGAAAATTAAGGATACATTAGATTTTGAAACAATCGTTTCTTTAGGATTAGCTGGTAAAAACGAGCTTGTAAAAATCTTAGGAAGAGGAGAGTTAAAAACTAAGTTAACTGTAACTGCACATAAATTTACTGCTACTGCGAAAGCTGCTATTGAAGCTGCTGGAGGAGAAGCTGCAACTTTATAA
- the rpmD gene encoding 50S ribosomal protein L30: MAKIKVTKVKSAINRTKRQKLTLLALGLKKVGQTIEHDDTPNILGMIRKVNHLVSVEGAK, translated from the coding sequence ATGGCAAAGATAAAAGTAACAAAAGTTAAGAGCGCGATCAACCGTACTAAAAGACAAAAGTTAACATTGTTAGCTTTAGGTTTAAAAAAGGTAGGACAAACTATTGAGCACGATGACACTCCTAATATTTTAGGAATGATTAGAAAAGTTAATCACTTAGTTTCTGTAGAAGGAGCTAAATAA
- the rpsE gene encoding 30S ribosomal protein S5 — MYKKYRSAELVKPSGLDLKDRLIGVQRVTKVTKGGRAFGFSAIVVVGDEAGVVGHGLGKSKDVASAIAKAIEDAKKNLVRIPIIKGTLPHEQKGKYGGGRVNIIPAAPGTGVIAGGAVRAVLEAVGVHDVLSKSQGSSNPHNVVKATFDALLQLRSAQTIARERGISLEKVFNG; from the coding sequence ATGTATAAAAAATACAGAAGTGCAGAGTTAGTAAAACCAAGTGGTTTAGATCTTAAAGATCGTTTAATTGGTGTGCAAAGAGTTACTAAAGTAACAAAAGGTGGTAGAGCATTTGGTTTTTCAGCAATCGTAGTGGTTGGTGATGAAGCAGGTGTTGTAGGACATGGTTTAGGAAAGTCTAAAGATGTAGCAAGTGCAATTGCAAAAGCTATTGAAGATGCTAAAAAGAACCTTGTACGTATTCCTATTATCAAAGGAACATTACCTCATGAACAAAAAGGTAAATACGGTGGAGGACGAGTAAACATCATCCCTGCAGCTCCTGGTACAGGAGTAATTGCTGGTGGAGCTGTAAGAGCTGTATTAGAAGCAGTTGGGGTACACGATGTACTATCTAAATCTCAAGGATCATCTAATCCACATAACGTAGTAAAAGCTACTTTCGATGCATTATTGCAATTAAGAAGTGCTCAAACTATTGCTCGTGAAAGAGGAATATCTTTAGAGAAAGTTTTTAACGGTTAA
- the rplR gene encoding 50S ribosomal protein L18, giving the protein MKLTKNQRRLRIKSRIRKVVSGTEARPRLAVFRSNKEIYAQVVDDVTGKTLAAASSRDKDISSAKGNKSEAATLVGKAVAEKAIKAGVDTIAFDRGGYLYHGRVKSLAEGAREAGLKF; this is encoded by the coding sequence ATGAAGTTAACAAAAAACCAAAGAAGACTAAGAATTAAAAGCAGAATCCGTAAGGTTGTTTCTGGTACAGAAGCAAGACCAAGGTTAGCTGTTTTTAGAAGTAATAAAGAAATTTATGCTCAGGTTGTTGATGATGTTACAGGTAAAACTCTAGCAGCAGCATCTTCAAGAGATAAAGACATTAGTTCTGCAAAAGGTAACAAAAGTGAAGCCGCTACTTTAGTTGGTAAAGCTGTTGCTGAAAAAGCAATTAAAGCAGGAGTAGATACTATCGCTTTCGATAGAGGTGGTTATTTATATCATGGTAGAGTAAAATCATTAGCTGAAGGAGCTAGAGAAGCAGGACTTAAATTCTAA
- the rplF gene encoding 50S ribosomal protein L6: MSRIGNNPVAIPEGVTIEVKDNVVTAKGKLGELSQSYDTVTVKVEEGKVLVTRPSDNKESKAKHGLYRSLINNMIDGVSKGWTKELELVGVGYRASNQGNKLELALGFSHNIVLSVAPEVKVETVSDKGKNPIIKLTSHDKQLVGQVAAKIRGFRPPEPYKGKGVKFVGEILRRKAGKSA, translated from the coding sequence ATGTCAAGAATAGGAAATAATCCAGTGGCAATTCCAGAAGGAGTTACTATAGAAGTAAAAGATAACGTTGTTACAGCAAAAGGTAAGTTAGGAGAGCTATCTCAATCTTATGATACAGTAACAGTTAAAGTTGAAGAAGGAAAAGTGTTAGTAACACGTCCTTCAGATAATAAAGAAAGTAAAGCTAAGCATGGTTTATATAGATCACTTATCAATAATATGATTGATGGTGTATCTAAAGGATGGACAAAAGAGCTTGAGCTAGTTGGAGTAGGATATAGAGCAAGTAACCAAGGTAACAAATTAGAGTTAGCTTTAGGTTTTTCTCATAACATTGTTTTAAGTGTTGCACCAGAAGTGAAAGTGGAAACAGTTTCAGATAAAGGTAAAAATCCAATCATTAAGTTAACATCTCACGACAAACAACTTGTTGGACAAGTAGCTGCGAAAATTCGTGGATTTAGACCACCAGAGCCTTACAAAGGAAAAGGTGTGAAGTTTGTAGGTGAAATACTAAGAAGAAAAGCTGGTAAATCAGCATAA
- the rpsH gene encoding 30S ribosomal protein S8, whose product MYTDPIADFLTRVRNAVRANHRVVEIPASNLKKDITKILFDQGYILSYKFDDSSVQGTIKIALKYNKETKEPVIRKLQRISKPGLRLYSSSTELPRILNGLGIAIVSTSHGVMTGKQAQRENVGGEVLCYVY is encoded by the coding sequence ATGTATACAGATCCAATTGCAGATTTCCTTACAAGAGTTAGAAACGCTGTGCGTGCTAACCATAGAGTAGTGGAAATTCCTGCATCAAATTTAAAAAAGGACATAACTAAAATATTATTCGATCAAGGATATATTTTAAGTTATAAGTTCGATGATTCTTCAGTACAAGGAACAATTAAAATTGCCCTTAAGTACAATAAAGAAACAAAAGAGCCAGTAATTAGAAAATTACAAAGAATCAGTAAACCTGGTTTACGTTTGTATTCTAGTTCAACTGAATTGCCTCGTATTCTTAACGGTTTAGGTATTGCTATAGTTTCAACTTCTCATGGAGTTATGACAGGAAAGCAAGCTCAACGTGAGAATGTAGGTGGTGAAGTTTTATGTTACGTTTACTAA
- the rpsN gene encoding 30S ribosomal protein S14, with the protein MAKESMKAREVKRAKTVAKYAEKRKALKAAGDYEALQKLPKNASPVRMHNRCKLTGRPKGYMRTFGVSRVTFREMANQGLIPGVRKASW; encoded by the coding sequence ATGGCTAAAGAATCAATGAAAGCCCGCGAGGTGAAAAGAGCTAAAACAGTAGCAAAATATGCTGAGAAACGTAAAGCTTTAAAAGCAGCCGGCGATTACGAAGCACTACAAAAGTTACCAAAAAATGCTTCTCCAGTTCGTATGCACAATAGATGTAAATTAACAGGACGACCAAAAGGTTACATGCGTACATTTGGTGTTTCTCGTGTTACATTTAGAGAGATGGCTAACCAAGGTTTAATACCAGGAGTTAGAAAAGCAAGTTGGTAA
- the rplE gene encoding 50S ribosomal protein L5: MAYSPRLKEEYKSKVIAALTEEFGYSNVMQVPKLKKIVLSRGVGAAVADKKLVDYALDELTTITGQKAIATLSKKDVAAFKLRKGMPIGAMVTLRGERMYEFLDRLVTSALPRVRDFGGIKAKGFDGRGNYNLGITEQIIFPELDIDKINKISGMDITFVTSAETDKEAKSLLTELGLPFQKN; encoded by the coding sequence ATGGCATATTCACCTAGACTTAAAGAAGAGTATAAAAGCAAAGTAATTGCAGCTCTTACAGAAGAATTTGGTTATAGTAATGTAATGCAGGTTCCTAAACTTAAAAAGATAGTATTATCTAGAGGAGTTGGGGCAGCAGTTGCAGATAAAAAATTAGTTGACTACGCATTAGATGAGTTAACAACTATAACAGGACAAAAAGCGATAGCTACATTGTCTAAAAAGGATGTTGCAGCTTTCAAATTACGTAAAGGTATGCCAATTGGCGCTATGGTTACGTTAAGAGGAGAAAGAATGTACGAATTTTTAGATCGTTTAGTAACTTCAGCTTTACCACGTGTAAGAGATTTCGGTGGTATTAAAGCTAAAGGTTTTGATGGAAGAGGTAATTACAATTTAGGAATTACTGAACAAATAATATTTCCAGAATTAGATATTGATAAGATCAATAAAATTTCTGGTATGGATATTACTTTTGTGACTTCTGCCGAAACTGATAAAGAAGCAAAATCATTATTAACAGAATTAGGTTTACCTTTTCAAAAAAACTAA
- the rplX gene encoding 50S ribosomal protein L24, with protein MTKLKIKSGDTVKVIAGDHKGSEGVVQKVLADKNKAIVEGVNMVKKHTKPSAQSPQGGIVEKEAPIQISNLSLLTSKGEATRIGYRMEDGKKVRFSKKSNEVI; from the coding sequence ATGACAAAGCTTAAAATAAAATCTGGAGATACTGTAAAAGTAATTGCTGGAGATCATAAAGGATCAGAAGGTGTAGTACAAAAAGTATTAGCCGATAAGAACAAGGCGATCGTTGAGGGCGTGAACATGGTAAAGAAACATACTAAACCAAGTGCACAAAGTCCACAAGGAGGAATCGTAGAAAAAGAAGCTCCTATCCAAATTTCAAACTTATCATTGTTAACTTCTAAAGGAGAAGCTACAAGAATTGGATATAGAATGGAAGACGGAAAGAAAGTAAGATTTTCGAAAAAATCAAACGAAGTAATATAG
- the rplN gene encoding 50S ribosomal protein L14, which yields MVQQESRIKVADNTGAKEVLVIRVLGGTKRRYASVGDKVVVSVKDATPNGNIKKKAVSTAVVVRTKKEVRRPDGSYIRFDDNACVLLNPTGEMRGTRVFGPVARELRDKQFMKIVSLAPEVL from the coding sequence ATGGTACAACAAGAATCAAGAATAAAAGTAGCAGATAACACTGGAGCAAAAGAAGTTTTAGTAATCCGCGTTTTAGGAGGTACTAAAAGAAGATATGCTTCTGTAGGTGACAAAGTTGTTGTTTCTGTTAAAGATGCAACTCCTAATGGAAACATTAAGAAAAAAGCAGTCTCTACAGCAGTTGTTGTACGTACTAAAAAAGAAGTAAGACGTCCAGATGGATCTTATATTAGATTCGATGACAATGCTTGTGTACTTTTAAACCCAACGGGTGAAATGAGAGGAACACGTGTATTTGGACCTGTTGCTAGAGAACTTCGTGATAAACAATTCATGAAAATTGTATCATTAGCACCAGAAGTGCTTTAA
- the rpsQ gene encoding 30S ribosomal protein S17, with protein MEKRNLRKERIGIVTSNKMMKSIVVAEVKKVKHPMYGKFVLKTKKYVAHDETNDCNIGDTVKIMETRPLSKSKCWRLVEIIERAK; from the coding sequence ATGGAAAAAAGAAACTTAAGAAAAGAACGTATAGGAATAGTTACTAGTAACAAAATGATGAAATCAATCGTTGTTGCCGAAGTAAAAAAAGTGAAGCATCCTATGTACGGAAAATTCGTTTTAAAAACGAAAAAATACGTAGCACACGACGAAACAAACGACTGTAACATTGGAGATACAGTAAAGATCATGGAAACAAGACCTTTATCTAAATCTAAGTGTTGGAGATTAGTTGAAATAATTGAAAGAGCGAAGTAA
- the rpmC gene encoding 50S ribosomal protein L29, whose product MKQSEIKELSVAELQEKLSETKKSYSDLKMAHAISPLDNPIQLRSVRRDVARLATELTKRELQ is encoded by the coding sequence ATGAAACAATCAGAAATTAAAGAATTATCTGTAGCTGAGTTACAAGAGAAACTCAGTGAGACAAAAAAGAGTTATTCAGACCTAAAAATGGCACATGCAATATCTCCTTTAGATAACCCAATCCAATTACGTTCTGTAAGAAGAGACGTAGCTAGATTGGCAACGGAATTAACTAAAAGAGAATTACAATAA
- the rplP gene encoding 50S ribosomal protein L16: MLQPKRTKFRKQQKGRMKGNAGRGHQLSNGTFGIKSLDSNFLTSRQIEAARIAATRHMKREGQLWIKIFPDKPITKKPLEVRMGKGKGAVEYWAAVVKPGRVLFEIGGVPLDVAKEALRLAAQKLPVKTKFLIARDYEA; the protein is encoded by the coding sequence ATGTTACAGCCTAAAAGAACAAAATTTCGTAAACAACAAAAAGGACGTATGAAAGGTAATGCCGGAAGAGGGCACCAACTATCAAACGGAACTTTTGGAATAAAATCACTAGACTCGAATTTTTTAACTTCGCGTCAAATAGAAGCAGCGCGTATTGCAGCTACTCGTCACATGAAAAGAGAAGGGCAACTTTGGATTAAAATATTTCCAGATAAGCCTATTACAAAGAAACCTCTTGAAGTACGTATGGGTAAAGGTAAAGGTGCCGTTGAATATTGGGCAGCAGTAGTAAAACCAGGTAGAGTCCTTTTTGAAATAGGAGGTGTGCCATTAGACGTTGCAAAAGAAGCATTACGTTTAGCAGCACAAAAATTACCTGTAAAAACAAAGTTTTTAATCGCTAGAGATTACGAAGCATAA
- the rpsC gene encoding 30S ribosomal protein S3, translated as MGQKTNPIGNRLGIIRGWESNWYGGNDYGDKLAEDYKIREYVHARLSKASVSRVIIERTLKLVTVTITTARPGIIIGKGGQEVDKLKEELKKITGKEVQINIFEIKRPELDAFLVGTSIARQIENRISYRRAIKMAIAATMRMNAEGIKIQISGRLNGAEMARSEHYKDGRIPLSTFRADIDYALVEAHTTYGRLGVKVWIMKGEVYGKRELSPLVGLSKKQGKGGRGGRDNKNQSRRRK; from the coding sequence ATGGGACAAAAGACAAATCCAATCGGAAATCGCTTAGGAATTATCAGAGGATGGGAATCTAACTGGTATGGAGGTAACGATTATGGAGACAAACTTGCTGAAGATTATAAAATCAGAGAGTATGTTCACGCACGTTTATCTAAAGCTAGTGTAAGTAGAGTAATAATCGAGAGAACTTTAAAACTTGTAACCGTTACTATCACAACTGCTAGACCTGGTATTATTATCGGTAAAGGCGGTCAAGAGGTAGACAAGTTAAAAGAAGAACTTAAGAAAATTACAGGTAAAGAAGTTCAGATCAATATCTTTGAGATTAAAAGACCTGAATTAGATGCATTTTTAGTAGGAACAAGTATCGCTCGTCAAATTGAAAATAGAATTTCATACAGACGTGCAATAAAGATGGCTATTGCTGCTACTATGCGTATGAACGCTGAAGGAATTAAAATCCAAATTAGTGGACGTTTAAATGGTGCTGAAATGGCACGTTCTGAACACTACAAAGATGGACGTATACCTTTGTCTACATTTAGAGCCGATATTGATTATGCTTTAGTTGAGGCACATACTACTTATGGTAGGTTGGGTGTTAAAGTATGGATCATGAAAGGTGAAGTATATGGTAAAAGAGAACTTTCTCCTCTTGTTGGATTATCTAAGAAGCAAGGAAAAGGTGGACGAGGCGGAAGAGATAATAAGAATCAATCTCGTCGTAGAAAGTAA
- the rplV gene encoding 50S ribosomal protein L22 — translation MGSRKKQMADAIKEGKKQIAFAKLNNCPTSPRKMRLVADLVRGERVEKALNILKFSSKEASKRLETLLVSAIANWQAKNEDASIEEAELFVKEIRVDGGSMLKRLRPAPQGRAHRIRKRSNHVTIVVGANNNTQS, via the coding sequence ATGGGAAGTCGTAAAAAACAAATGGCAGACGCTATTAAGGAAGGTAAAAAGCAAATTGCTTTTGCTAAACTTAATAACTGTCCTACATCACCGAGAAAAATGCGTTTAGTAGCCGATTTAGTAAGAGGTGAACGCGTGGAAAAAGCACTTAACATATTAAAGTTTAGTTCTAAAGAGGCATCAAAACGTTTAGAAACATTGTTAGTATCTGCAATTGCAAACTGGCAAGCTAAAAATGAAGATGCATCTATAGAAGAAGCTGAACTTTTTGTTAAAGAGATTAGAGTTGATGGAGGATCTATGTTAAAAAGATTGCGTCCAGCACCTCAAGGTCGTGCACACAGAATAAGAAAGCGTTCTAACCACGTAACAATCGTAGTTGGAGCTAACAATAATACACAAAGCTAA
- the rpsS gene encoding 30S ribosomal protein S19 yields the protein MARSLKKGPYVHYKLEKKVATNVENNKKTVIKTWSRASMITPDFVGQTIAVHNGRQFVPVYVTENMVGHKLGEFSPTRSFRGHAGAKNKGKK from the coding sequence ATGGCAAGATCATTAAAAAAAGGACCTTACGTTCATTATAAATTAGAGAAGAAAGTTGCTACTAACGTTGAGAACAACAAAAAGACAGTAATTAAAACTTGGTCAAGAGCAAGTATGATTACTCCAGATTTTGTTGGTCAAACAATAGCAGTACACAATGGACGTCAATTTGTTCCAGTATATGTTACTGAGAATATGGTAGGTCATAAATTAGGAGAATTTTCACCAACAAGATCTTTTAGAGGTCACGCTGGTGCTAAAAATAAAGGTAAAAAGTAG